One window of the Limisphaera ngatamarikiensis genome contains the following:
- a CDS encoding ATP-binding cassette domain-containing protein, translating into MIRVEQLTKHFGAKRAVDGVSFTVEPGEVLGFLGPNGAGKSTTMRMITGFIPPTAGRVWIGGHDMWEQPIAAKRLIGYLPENAPAYTDMTVYGFLNFIAELRGLRGQARKQAVHRVVEMCFLEGVLHQSVETLSKGYRHRTCFAQAILHDPPVLVLDEPTDGLDPNQKHEVRTLIRRMGEKKAIIFSTHILEEVDAACTRAIIIDRGRIVANGTPAQLRARSELAGAVTLWVGRVSREQVVDRLAQVPGAKRVNVLEEQDGRIRVRVYPREPGINGSFTRAVAEAVQGWAVEELRVEEGRLDEVFRSITMPDTVREAA; encoded by the coding sequence ATGATTCGGGTCGAGCAACTGACCAAACATTTTGGGGCCAAACGTGCGGTGGACGGGGTGTCGTTTACCGTGGAACCGGGGGAGGTGCTGGGTTTTCTGGGGCCGAACGGTGCGGGCAAATCCACCACGATGCGCATGATCACGGGGTTCATTCCCCCGACGGCGGGTCGGGTGTGGATTGGCGGGCATGACATGTGGGAGCAGCCCATTGCGGCCAAGCGGTTGATTGGTTACCTGCCGGAGAATGCGCCGGCGTACACGGACATGACCGTGTACGGCTTTCTGAACTTCATAGCGGAGCTGCGGGGGTTGCGGGGTCAGGCCCGGAAACAGGCGGTGCATCGGGTGGTGGAGATGTGTTTTCTGGAGGGGGTTCTTCATCAGAGTGTGGAGACGCTGTCGAAGGGTTACCGTCACCGGACCTGCTTTGCCCAGGCGATTTTGCATGATCCACCGGTTTTGGTCCTGGACGAACCCACCGACGGGCTGGATCCCAACCAGAAGCACGAGGTTCGCACATTGATCCGGCGGATGGGTGAGAAGAAGGCGATCATTTTTTCCACGCATATCTTGGAGGAGGTGGACGCGGCCTGCACACGGGCGATCATCATTGATCGGGGGCGGATCGTGGCCAACGGCACGCCGGCCCAGCTCCGGGCGCGATCCGAACTGGCCGGGGCGGTTACGTTGTGGGTGGGTCGTGTGTCCCGGGAGCAGGTGGTGGATCGGCTTGCGCAGGTGCCGGGGGCCAAACGGGTGAACGTGTTGGAGGAACAGGACGGTCGGATTCGTGTGCGGGTGTATCCCCGCGAACCCGGAATCAACGGGAGCTTCACGCGGGCGGTGGCGGAGGCCGTGCAGGGGTGGGCGGTGGAGGAGCTGAGGGTGGAGGAGGGTCGTTTGGACGAGGTCTTCCGCAGCATCACCATGCCGGACACGGTTCGGGAGGCGGCGTGA